One region of Candidatus Bathyarchaeia archaeon genomic DNA includes:
- a CDS encoding DUF3224 domain-containing protein: protein MKKTIVGLLLVPLFLLLSVSTVNATQPNFGTGHVSLTDSVRLSHQVIGHNTLVVFKNTFVTSGALAGKAVAIERDLIHNQTGVSIDRGLANFTGTLGDKSGTLVIRYEGRNNGTFIRGHFEIFGGTGQLAGVRGHGAFEGKATFPPTPLNYSLRWHVATGTHDTEVNDQTKAKAKGRD, encoded by the coding sequence TTGAAAAAAACAATCGTCGGGCTGCTACTGGTCCCACTTTTCTTACTGCTTAGCGTATCCACAGTGAATGCGACTCAACCCAATTTCGGAACCGGTCATGTATCCCTAACCGACAGCGTGAGACTGTCCCATCAGGTCATCGGCCATAATACCCTGGTCGTGTTCAAAAACACCTTTGTCACCTCGGGAGCTCTTGCAGGAAAGGCAGTGGCTATCGAAAGAGACTTGATTCACAACCAAACCGGTGTATCAATAGACCGTGGACTAGCAAACTTCACGGGTACACTAGGCGATAAGTCAGGGACTCTTGTGATCCGTTATGAAGGTCGAAACAATGGCACCTTCATACGTGGCCACTTTGAGATCTTCGGCGGTACTGGCCAGCTCGCGGGAGTGCGAGGACACGGGGCGTTCGAAGGAAAGGCTACTTTTCCACCCACTCCGCTGAACTATTCTCTGAGATGGCATGTCGCGACTGGCACGCATGACACCGAAGTCAACGATCAGACCAAGGCCAAGGCGAAAGGCAGAGACTAA
- a CDS encoding aldo/keto reductase yields MQYTRLGSTGLQVSQICLGTMSFGNLEEWMIEIDKARPIVKRAIDLGVNFFDTANLYSNGRSEEIVGELLKDYRDDVVIATKVRLKVGEGPNKEGLSRYHILQQVRKSLKRLQTDRIDLYQTHRWDYATPIEETLLALNDLVRQGTVGYIGASSMWAWQFAKALFISDQFGIARFVSMQNHYNLCYREEEREMIPLCNDQGIGLIPWSPLARGFLTGRYKRGKTPSTSRYKTDKYFAERFFRPEDFDVVERAEEVAKEKGATTAQIALAWLRYKGVNAPIIGATRVEHIDEAIGSLDIQLSSDELNRLEEPYKTHRILGHS; encoded by the coding sequence ATGCAATACACTCGACTTGGTTCCACTGGTCTACAGGTCTCCCAGATCTGTCTTGGCACGATGTCGTTCGGTAACTTGGAAGAGTGGATGATCGAGATCGATAAGGCGAGACCTATCGTAAAGCGAGCGATCGACTTGGGAGTAAATTTCTTTGACACTGCAAACCTGTATTCCAACGGACGCTCCGAAGAGATAGTCGGTGAGCTGCTGAAAGACTATCGCGATGATGTCGTTATCGCGACAAAGGTGAGATTGAAGGTCGGCGAGGGTCCGAACAAGGAGGGCCTCTCGCGATATCATATTCTGCAGCAGGTGAGAAAATCCCTCAAGAGACTTCAAACCGATAGGATCGACCTCTACCAGACACATCGGTGGGACTACGCGACACCAATCGAAGAGACGCTTCTTGCGCTGAATGATCTTGTCCGACAGGGAACCGTCGGATACATAGGCGCGTCTAGCATGTGGGCCTGGCAGTTCGCCAAGGCGCTCTTCATCAGTGACCAATTCGGGATCGCGCGGTTTGTCTCGATGCAGAACCACTACAACCTCTGCTACCGAGAAGAAGAACGCGAAATGATCCCATTATGCAACGATCAGGGAATAGGCTTGATCCCATGGAGCCCTTTAGCAAGAGGATTCCTGACGGGAAGATACAAGCGGGGAAAGACCCCCAGCACTTCGAGATACAAGACTGACAAGTATTTCGCGGAGAGGTTCTTCCGTCCCGAAGACTTTGACGTGGTGGAACGAGCAGAAGAGGTTGCAAAGGAGAAGGGAGCGACGACAGCCCAGATCGCACTTGCATGGCTGCGGTACAAGGGAGTAAACGCCCCAATCATCGGCGCTACCAGGGTCGAGCACATTGACGAGGCGATTGGGTCGCTTGACATTCAGTTGTCAAGTGATGAATTGAATCGGCTAGAGGAACCATACAAGACCCACAGGATCCTTGGTCATTCATAG
- a CDS encoding tetratricopeptide repeat protein, whose product MADEKGVGLKGWLSGPRPKTPIDPVNVEKLVPLNKHRIAVLPMTNISPDPQDDYFAEGMTDELISTISRIQGLRVVARTSSMRYKGSGKGVSEISQELRTGSVLEGTVRKAGNRLRVTAQLVDPESEENLWSQTYDRKLGDVFNIQSDIARNVAEGLKVQLHASHGTRFQNEPTKNTEAYSIYLKGRYFWNRGTADSLKKALVQFELAVKKDPNFALGYSGLADTYLLLGRIGTDLPKLLYPKAIEIAAKAIAIDASIAEPHATLAAARQEYEWKWEEAEREFKQARELNPSYAWAHSGYGLFLGHVGRYDEAIESTKRAQELDPFSPRIHTNASEEYLFAHQYDLAIEAAERAIEIDSSFPAGYGWRGDAEVEKGMYEQAIADFREADKLVGFPVLLGNIGYVLAISGRTSEASGILEQLKNDRDQRPTDPPDRRWLRIALVHIGLGNNQLALDLLEKVFDEHSPAMTHLKSWPAFSRLHGEPRYRALLKKVGLDR is encoded by the coding sequence GTGGCAGATGAAAAAGGGGTCGGACTCAAGGGCTGGCTATCAGGGCCGAGACCCAAGACTCCGATTGATCCGGTCAACGTCGAGAAGCTTGTACCCTTGAACAAGCATCGGATTGCAGTGCTCCCAATGACAAACATCAGCCCCGACCCTCAGGATGACTATTTCGCTGAAGGAATGACGGACGAATTAATCTCCACAATTTCAAGGATTCAGGGTCTACGCGTAGTCGCGCGTACTTCCTCAATGAGGTACAAAGGCTCAGGTAAGGGAGTTTCAGAGATCAGCCAAGAGTTGCGGACAGGCAGTGTTCTTGAAGGAACCGTAAGAAAAGCTGGGAACAGACTACGAGTCACAGCGCAACTAGTCGACCCGGAAAGCGAGGAAAACCTCTGGTCGCAAACGTATGATAGGAAATTGGGCGATGTATTCAACATCCAGAGCGACATAGCTCGAAACGTGGCTGAAGGTCTCAAAGTTCAGCTTCACGCGAGCCACGGAACAAGGTTTCAGAACGAACCGACAAAGAACACAGAAGCATATTCGATCTACCTCAAAGGAAGATATTTCTGGAATAGAGGAACAGCTGACTCTCTGAAGAAGGCCCTAGTCCAGTTCGAGCTGGCCGTCAAGAAGGACCCTAACTTCGCTCTCGGATATTCTGGTCTCGCGGACACTTACCTCTTGCTGGGCCGAATTGGCACTGATTTGCCAAAACTTCTCTATCCGAAAGCGATAGAGATCGCCGCGAAGGCAATTGCCATCGACGCGTCAATCGCTGAGCCTCACGCCACACTCGCCGCGGCCCGCCAGGAATACGAATGGAAGTGGGAAGAAGCCGAGAGAGAGTTCAAGCAGGCAAGAGAGTTGAACCCTAGCTACGCGTGGGCACACAGCGGGTACGGTCTGTTCCTAGGGCATGTAGGAAGGTACGACGAAGCCATTGAGTCGACTAAACGCGCACAGGAACTTGACCCTTTCTCCCCGAGAATACATACGAATGCTTCCGAGGAGTACTTGTTCGCTCACCAGTACGACCTGGCGATAGAGGCCGCTGAAAGGGCGATCGAAATCGACTCTTCCTTCCCAGCTGGATACGGATGGCGCGGAGATGCTGAGGTTGAGAAGGGAATGTACGAGCAGGCCATCGCTGATTTTCGAGAGGCGGACAAACTGGTGGGTTTCCCAGTACTCCTGGGTAATATTGGATACGTGCTCGCAATCTCAGGGAGGACATCGGAAGCAAGCGGGATTCTGGAACAGCTCAAGAACGACCGAGACCAGCGCCCGACAGACCCCCCAGATCGTCGCTGGCTTCGTATCGCACTTGTCCACATTGGACTTGGCAATAATCAGCTTGCACTTGACTTGCTGGAGAAAGTCTTCGATGAGCATTCCCCCGCCATGACTCATCTCAAGTCATGGCCAGCCTTTTCGAGGCTACATGGAGAGCCTCGATATAGGGCACTGCTGAAGAAAGTAGGCCTAGATCGTTGA
- a CDS encoding redoxin family protein — MLAESLTGKSAPEFSGLRGWLNTSPLTMAGLKGKVVLLDFWTYSCVNCVRSLPHMKLLHNEFAGAPFVLVGVHTPEFEFEKLPENVASAVKRFGIEYPVAIDSENTTWKLYGNQYWPRQTLVDSKGTIRWEHAGEGDYDKMEERIRDLLKETGKPMGGKNDAGVKMEKFGFMPNTTPEIYAGALRSQGFGNGQVKASGSRTRYTDPGKHSRDIPYLSGDWAQLPEYVIHASSEAGYALLKYGARNANAVLGASDAKPVRVDVELDGKPIEKGKAGADVRWDSTGSFLLVTENRLYDIVRTKAFETHELKLITNADDLRLYTYTFG; from the coding sequence ATGCTTGCAGAGTCTCTTACGGGAAAGTCGGCGCCGGAGTTCTCGGGTCTCCGCGGGTGGCTAAACACCTCTCCACTGACAATGGCCGGTTTGAAGGGAAAGGTCGTTCTTCTTGATTTCTGGACCTACAGCTGTGTGAATTGTGTCAGATCCCTGCCTCACATGAAATTACTCCACAACGAATTTGCAGGAGCTCCATTCGTCTTGGTAGGGGTCCATACTCCAGAGTTCGAGTTCGAAAAACTACCGGAAAATGTCGCAAGTGCAGTGAAAAGGTTTGGAATAGAATACCCCGTCGCAATCGACAGTGAAAACACCACGTGGAAACTGTACGGAAACCAGTACTGGCCACGCCAGACCCTAGTAGATTCCAAGGGAACAATTCGATGGGAACACGCGGGCGAAGGCGATTACGACAAGATGGAAGAGAGAATTCGAGATTTGCTAAAAGAAACAGGGAAGCCTATGGGAGGCAAGAATGATGCCGGGGTTAAGATGGAAAAGTTCGGGTTTATGCCGAACACGACTCCCGAAATCTACGCCGGGGCATTGAGGTCTCAGGGTTTCGGAAACGGACAAGTTAAGGCGTCTGGAAGCCGCACGCGGTACACGGACCCTGGGAAACACTCGCGAGACATCCCGTACTTGAGCGGAGATTGGGCTCAGCTCCCGGAGTATGTGATACACGCATCCTCTGAGGCTGGCTATGCCCTCCTGAAGTATGGTGCTCGCAACGCGAACGCGGTTCTCGGAGCGTCAGACGCGAAACCGGTGAGGGTCGACGTTGAGCTTGATGGGAAGCCGATAGAAAAAGGAAAGGCAGGCGCTGATGTCCGGTGGGATTCGACGGGTAGTTTCCTCTTGGTTACGGAGAACAGACTTTACGACATCGTTCGAACGAAGGCCTTCGAGACTCATGAGTTGAAGCTCATTACGAATGCTGACGACCTGCGTCTTTACACGTACACCTTCGGCTAG